Proteins co-encoded in one Nicotiana sylvestris chromosome 7, ASM39365v2, whole genome shotgun sequence genomic window:
- the LOC104227558 gene encoding L-type lectin-domain containing receptor kinase IV.1: MFFNLVILVAFFLVDFAPVSCEVDGFIYNGFQSRNISLDGIAEFTSNGLLLLTNSKTQDQGHAFYPNPIHFKNSPNGTAFSFSTTFVFAIRSDYGNLSGHGLVFVIAPKRGLEGAFPSHHLGLFNSANNGNSSNHVVGVELDTIISKEFNDINDNHVGIDINGLDSVAVQPAGYFDDTGLFHNLTLISGQQLQVWVEYDGNTEQINVTLAPLYVTKPVRPLLVLKYDLSPILDQTMYVGFSSSTGSVPTHHYILGWSFKTNGKAQELSQLPNLPRLGRKELPRFLTTGLPIISLVSIVIAISVVVYYIRRKKKFEELLDDWELDYRPQRFRYKDLYTATKGFREKELLGVGGFGKVYKGVMPISKLVIAVKKISQESQQGMKEFVAEIVSIGRIQHRNLVPLLGYCRRKGELLLVYEYMPNGSLDKYLFDQPRFTLDWNQRFRVIRGVASGLFFLHEECDHVVVHRDIKASNVLLDGELNGRLGDFGLARLYGHGTDPQSTRVVGTLGYLAPEHTRTGRATPSSDVFSFGAFLLEVACGRRPIEPRQDSDDLILVDWVFLCWNRGNILQAVDPNIDNDFVQGQVELVLKLGLLCSHSEPSFRPTMRQILLFLDGVVALPELSALGISSAGLTFDHRGGFDDFVKSYPSSLGNAHSRCLSVTDSLLSEGR, encoded by the coding sequence ATGTTTTTCAATCTTGTCATATTAGTGGCTTTCTTCTTAGTTGATTTTGCACCAGTTTCTTGTGAAGTTGATGGATTCATTTACAATGGATTCCAATCAAGGAATATTAGCTTGGATGGCATAGCTGAATTCACATCCAATGGCCTTTTGCTATTAACAAATTCTAAAACACAAGATCAAGGCCATGCTTTTTATCCAAATCCAATTCATTTCAAGAATTCACCTAATGGTACTGCATTTTCTTTCTCCACAACTTTTGTGTTTGCCATAAGGTCTGATTATGGAAATTTGAGTGGTCATGGATTGGTTTTCGTTATCGCGCCAAAAAGAGGACTTGAGGGGGCTTTTCCTAGTCACCATCTTGGCCTTTTTAACTCAGCCAATAATGGAAATAGTTCAAACCATGTTGTTGGAGTTGAACTTGACACAATCATAAGCAAGGAATTCAATGACATAAATGACAATCATGTTGGAATTGATATCAATGGATTGGATTCTGTAGCAGTTCAACCAGCAGGTTATTTTGATGATACTGGTTTGTTTCATAACTTGACTCTTATTAGTGGCCAGCAATTGCAAGTTTGGGTGGAATATGATGGCAACACTGAGCAAATTAATGTAACATTAGCTCCATTATATGTGACAAAACCAGTTAGGCCACTCTTGGTTTTGAAATATGATCTTTCACCAATTCTAGATCAGACTATGTATGTTGGTTTTTCATCATCAACTGGTTCAGTCCCAACACATCATTATATATTGGGATGGAGTTTCAAGACAAATGGAAAAGCTCAAGAACTTTCTCAACTTCCTAATCTTCCTCGTCTTGGGCGCAAAGAGTTACCAAGATTTTTAACAACTGGTTTGCCAATAATCTCTTTGGTATCCATAGTTATAGCAATCTCAGTTGTGGTTTATTAtataagaaggaaaaagaaatttGAAGAACTTCTTGATGATTGGGAACTTGACTATAGACCACAAAGGTTCAGGTATAAAGATTTGTACACTGCTACTAAGGGATTCAGAGAAAAGGAACTATTGGGAGTTGGAGGATTTGGTAAAGTTTACAAAGGAGTGATGCCTATTTCGAAACTTGTGATAGCAGTAAAGAAGATATCTCAAGAATCACAACAAGGGATGAAGGAATTTGTTGCAGAGATTGTAAGCATCGGTCGTATACAACACAGGAATTTAGTACCACTTTTAGGATATTGCAGGCGAAAAGGAGAGTTGCTTTTGGTTTATGAATACATGCCTAATGGAAGTCTAGACAAGTACTTATTCGACCAACCAAGATTTACCCTCGATTGGAACCAAAGGTTCAGAGTCATTAGAGGCGTCGCATCAGGATTGTTCTTCCTACACGAAGAATGTGACCACGTAGTTGTTCATCGAGATATTAAGGCTAGTAATGTCTTGTTGGATGGTGAACTAAATGGAAGGTTAGGAGACTTTGGCCTCGCGAGGCTATATGGTCATGGAACCGATCCTCAGTCTACCCGTGTCGTTGGTACTCTTGGTTACCTTGCACCAGAGCATACAAGAACTGGTAGAGCAACACCTAGTAGTGATGTATTTTCTTTTGGCGCTTTTTTGCTTGAAGTTGCCTGTGGTAGGAGGCCGATAGAGCCAAGACAAGACAGTGATGATCTGATTTTGGtcgattgggtattcttgtgctGGAATAGAGGTAATATTCTTCAGGCTGTTGATCCAAACATAGACAATGATTTTGTCCAAGGGCAAGTGGAGTTGGTCTTAAAGTTAGGCTTGTTGTGCTCTCATTCAGAGCCTTCGTTTAGGCCAACCATGCGACAAATCCTGTTGTTCTTGGATGGTGTTGTGGCCTTACCAGAGTTATCAGCACTCGGCATTTCATCAGCTGGCCTAACGTTCGATCATCGCGGTGGTTTTGATGATTTTGTCAAGTCATATCCGTCGTCTTTGGGTAATGCACATTCCCGCTGTCTATCAGTAACAGACTCACTTCTCTCTGAAGGCCGATGA